TGAACCATGCCGAACATGGAGTAGGTCCAGCCGACCACGGTGCCGTGGTTGCCAGCCAGGTGCTGAGCGGTGGCCGAGAGCCACATGCCGTGCACCAGTGGTGCTTCCAGGTTGACCAGCCGTGCTGCGTTGGTGGAGGTGTGAATTGGGTTGTAGTCACCAGAGACCAGCGCGAATGGGGTCATGTCTGCTGGTGCGGTGACAACAGCGCGGTCCACGAAGGAGCGTGGAGTGGTCTCCACCTTGTCCTGGGACTTGCCGCCGCCCCATGCTGGTGCAGGAACTGGGACAGAAGAACCGGTTGCGCGGCCACGGATGGCGAAACGCTGCATCTGCGTTGCGACGACTTCCTGGGTCTGCGCGTCACGCAGTTCCAGTTCAACGGTGACAATGCGGCCCGCGTTGGATTCGGCGATAGAAGCACAACGGGAAGTTACGTCAATGCGACGGCCTTCGCCCTTGGCTCCTCTCGCGAGTTCCTGGAGAGGAACTCGCACGTCAACAACGTGGTCCAGGTGAACCGCGTTGAGCAGGCCTTCGATGACTGGAAAGTCAGTGCCAGCTGGCTCGCCGTGCTCTTCGGTCAAACGACCGGTGCCCAGCGCGGTGTAGATTGCTGGCCAGCAAGGGCCAACCAGTGCGTCCGGGGTACCAGCATTTGCGGTGCCCAGGGCTGCGCCGGTGACAGCGGTGTGCGCGGTCAGCAGGGTAGAAGGCAAAGTGAAGGAGTACTCCACCAGGCCGTAGGGGTTCTCTTCAGAGACAGAACCCTCAATAACCTTCGGCAGTGCGGTGATTTCATCGCCGGTCTCGGAGATGGAACCAACACCAGCAACGCCTGCGAGCAGGTCAAAGACGGCCTTTGGTAAACGTGCATCATCCACAACTGGGGATGCACCGGTTGCTACTGCCTCAGACAGCGCAACTGGGATGTCCACGTGCTTGACGTAGAACGGACGCTGCTCTTCGGGGAGGTTATCCCAGTAAGAATCAGAGTTGATGCGAATGGCCAAGCCTTCGCCGTCATCAACGATGTCGAATGCTTCGTCTGGCAGCTCAAATGCTGGGTTAGCAATGAGGTGACCGTGCCACATGATGGTTGGCGCGTTGCGCAGGAATTCTTCTGCGGTCTTAGCCGAAGCCAAGCGGGAGTAGAGGGAAACCGACTCCACGCCGGCATCGCCAAGCGCTGCGGTGGTTGCGTCCTCGAAGCGGCCAAGCAGCTCAGCTACTGGCTCATTCTTCTTGGTAATACCCGCAACAGCGACTGGGCCAGGGATGATACGTACGCCGTCAGCGTCGTAGCGTGGGTCCTGTGCCTGCCACAGGGTGTCCTTTGCAAACCATTCCTTGAGATCACCGTCAATAGCGGTGGTCCACGGCATTGGCTTGACGTGCTTGCGGATAAGGGTTGGGAACCATGCCTCATCACGAGTGTTGACCTTGGTGGTCTTCGCATTCGGGTAAGCAGCAATCAGCTTTGCCACTGCCTCTGGTGCGTTCTCGGAATCTTCGAGTGAAGGGAACAGGGTTGGGATTTCACCATGGTCAGCTTCGTTGAGACGAGCCTCAACGCGCTGCAGAAGATCATGGAAACGATCGTGCCAGGTTGGGTCAACCCATGGGAATGCACGTTCTGCGAAGCGGGAAGCCCACTCCTCGTAGGTCATTTCCGAAACATCGCCGAAGTAAGGTTTCGAGGTCTTTGCCAAAGCCGCGATGATTTCATCACGGCGGGAGTCATAGTCCTCGATAGGGATCGAGGTGATCAGGCGGGATGCCTTAGCGAAAGAGTTATCAACCTCGTGCAGGTCAGCCAACAGGTGGGACTGGGAGGAAGATACGCCGCCGTCAGCCTTCAGGCGGCCAACCCAGCCGCCGTTGGTGTCTGGGGTGATACCTGGGGTGTCAACGAGCAGCTGCTTGACGTCATCATTAGCAGTTGCTTCCTTGGTTGCCATGGCAACGGTGCCCAAGAAGACGCCATCAACCGGCATGATTGGCAAGCCGTACTTGGTGGACCAGGAACCGGTCAGGTACTCAGATGCACGGTCAGGGGAGTAGATGCCGCCACCAACGGTGATCGCAAGGTTGGCGTGCTGGCGTGCCGATGCATAGGTGGCTAGCAGCATTTCATCCAGGTCAACCCACGAGTGGTGGCCACCAGCGTGGCCGTCTTCGATCTGGATGATGACGCGGTGCTCAGGATTATCCGCAGCGATAGCGATGCAGTCCTGAATCTGCTTGGTGGTACCTGGCTTGAAGGAGATATAAGGGAATCCATCAGCGGTGAGCTGGTCCAGCAGTTCCTTTGCTTCATCCAACTCAGGGATACCCGCGGAAATGGTGACGCCGGTAAAAGCCGCGCCGTTAGCGCGTGCCTTTGGCACAATGCGAGCCTGACCGAACTGCAGGTTCCACAGGTAGCGGTCGAAGAACATGGTGTTAAATGCTGCGGTGCGACCTGGCTCCAAAAGCTCCATCATGCCGTCTTTATTGATGGTAAAAGCTTCATCGGAGTACTGTCCGCCGCCGGCCATCTCTGACCAGTAGCCGCCGTTTGCAGCAGCAGCAACAATGCCCGGATCCATGGTGGTTGGGGTCATACCGCCCAGGATGATGGGGGACATGCCGGTCCACTCAGAGAAACGGGTCTGGGTGTAGGACTTGCCGTTTGGCAGGGAAATCAGCTTTGGTGAGAACTCTTCGTAGTTCACAGCGGTTGGCAGCTCAGTACCTGGGGTTGCCAGATTATCGCGCTCAGCTGGGGTAGCGGCAGGAACAACTACCTTGCCGGTACCGCCAACTAGTGGTGCAGTCAAAGAAGACAGGCCACGGTCCAGCGCTACTAGGTAGTTGGAGTCCAATGCCGCAACGGCCTCAACCCAGCTGTGTGGCTGAACCAGGATGGAGTCAGCGAGTTCGCGTGCCAGCTTTGCGTCCAGGCCACACTGCTGTGCGTATTCCACGGTCAAGTCTGCAGTGGCCTGCAGGGATGAGTGGTGGAAAGGAAGTGCTACCGGCAGAACGTCGAACTTCGGGTTGATTTCAGAACCACCGATGAGACGCTCTTCGAGTGCCTCATTGTAGGACTTTGCAGCATGCTCGATGTTGGACTCGGTCTTAGCCAAATCCTCTGGAGTGCCGGACAATGCAAAGTGCACGCGGCCGTTGACAACAGCAATAGCTGCGTCACCCGCGAGGTACTCTTCAACCAGTTCACGTGGCACGCCACGGACAGTCAACATGTGGGAGCGGGAATCATTCGCGCCCTGGGTAACAGCAGCTGCGGTACCCATCAAAACTGCAAGAGCCAGGGCCTGGCGTGCATCCTTGACAGCTGCAACGCCCAAAGAACCCTGGGAGTGACCAGCAAGCTGCGCGGAGTCTACGTCCAAGCCAAGCTCACGAAGGTGGTCAATGGCACCAATCTGGCCCAGAACAATACCTGGGATGGAGTATGCCGGGTAAGCGTCATAGTCCTTAGCCACTGGTGGCTCGCCCGCTGGGGTGCTAGCCAATTCTTCCAAGCGCTCATAGACACCTGGGCAAGAGGAGGCGATGATTCGCGCTACAGGGCCGGTGGTGGTGCGTACTTCTGCAAGGATATTGCGCAGGTTTTCTGCCTGGTGGTGGCTGGCTGCGGCATCGGCGATAGCCTTTTGCCATGCAGAACCCTGACCTGCAAACAGCACTGCCGGAGCAGTGCTGTCATTGGACAAGGTAAGCAAGGGGGTCAACGACATAACTGTTAGTCCTCTTTAAACGTATCGGTGATATTTTCCGTGGCTTTTCCCTAAGCCAGAAAGTGGCGCGATAGGCGTCATGGAGTTTGCTAAACAAATACAAACTATCGCGATTACGCCACCGTAGCCTACTTGTGCGTAAGTTTGGAGCTTCACACACCCAAATGTGAGGTTTTTCTCATATTTGCAAAAGATGTAACCGATCGTGTCCTGACCACGAGAATCACCGAGGAAAACTCACGAAATAGTCCCCGAATTTAACGTAAAACCAGCCTGTTACGACCCTGAAATTTCACTGAAAATGCCTGGATCTTGGATGAGGTTAAAGGGGGCGATTATCTTCGATTTTAAACTGAGAATGACGTTCTGTATGGAGTTCGGTAAACTTAGGCGCGTCAACATACGTGTGTGAAATTTGCAAAGTTGTGGTTACTTTGTACGAAAGATAGGGGCATAGGGGTAAGGAGAAGGTTAAATCAATAGTTGTGTCGTTATTGTCTGTAATTTTGGTGCTTGGCATTGCTCCGCCTGCGACTGCAAAGGGGGAGCCGAATTTGTCTGAAATCACGGCAGAGCAGGCAGAAGTTTACGAACTTGAAGAAGACATTGCCGATGGCTTCGAAACAATGTTCACTAAGGTAGTTGTGCCAAATGAAAACGGAGTCTGGGAAGTCGATCCCGAGGCTGCCGCAGAAATACTTCCTGAAATGTCGATGGAAGAGTTGCAAAGCGCAGCAGATTTGCTTAACGCTGAAGAACAGTCCGCCGCGCAGACGCGGAGCGCAGGAGCTTATGGTCGCTGTGTGGCAGAAAGTTTTCTACCTGGGTTTATCAATTACTCTGATGCTGTTCGAATTGGGCAAAGGCTAAGGGCTAAGGACTGGAAAGGTGCAGCTAATGTGTTGACACAGGCATGGGCTACAGCTGCCGCAGGAAATGCCTTGGAATATGGGGCGTCACAGGGTCTCCGTGAATTTCTGAAAAAGAATCCTGCCGTATTCACCGCCAGGATAGTGGTGTATGCCGCATCTTGCGCTCTGACTACATAGCTCAAAAGGATGGAATTGTGTTTGGGTATATCCCTACAGGGCGGTTTGATTTAACCGACGAAGAAACCGAAGGAGTCCCACTCGTTCGTACCAAGCAACGGGCGTACATGATCGCAGTTTGGGCTGGGCCTTGGGGCGCTCATCAATTCTTTTTGGGAAATACTCTCGGCGGGCTAGCTCACTGGCTGGTACTTGGCACGCTCGTCGGATTTCCGTCTTCGATGGGGTTCTGGACTGGCTTTCCGCTTGCATTGCTTCTCAATATTGGGACCTGGCTTTTTGCCATATATTCCATGGCCACCATGGATGAAGATGACCCGAGGCTTCGGGGCCAGACATCTGCACAATATGTTGATCGTATGCTCTGGTTCTGCAAGGTGTCGCTGTGGGGTGTTGATTTTTGGAAGAAGCACCGAGAGACCCAGTCGCGGGATTTGGCATAGAACTGGCCCATCGTTTGTGTATTCTTTGAGCTTCTCAACGTTAAAATCCAAACAGACGATGGTTTTCTCGTATTCAGAGAACTGTCAAATTCGTGATGGGTGGTTGGGCCGCTGATGGAGATTTCCGATTTTGAGGCTGCCATTGAGGCTGCAGAAAACAATGATGAAGCCACACTAGTGGCTTTGTTTAGCCAGTTTTCTGCAGAGGAATGGAGTGAAGTTTCGTATGAGTGGAAGTTTGACAATGCTGAGAAAGTAAGCGATTTCATTCAAGAAACCGTCAAAATTCTTCCAGCGAGTGTGGAGTTCGAGAGAATTCAGAATTTAGTTTATGACTATCTGTTTCCTCTTGTTCATCTTCCGGGGTCGGTTGATCTAGCTGCTACAGCTTTGGTGACGTTTTGGAATAGGCATCAAAACGGGGACACCAATGCTCTGATTGAGGATTTAAAGGATTTCGAGGAACATCCTGATGGCGATCGGGTGGCTGAAATAGCTGCTACGGCTAAAGGGATCGAACTTCAGAAGTGAAGCTGGCTTTTCTTGGATAATCAAGACGTACCTGTAGTTCCATCGTACGTACTGGCATTGGAGGACCTCAAATATGGAATTGACACCTCGCGCTAAAACCTTCCTGACAACTGCGGAAGCGATTGCCCGTGAATCGGGGGCTGATAAGGTCGGAGCGGAGCATATACAACTTGCACTGCTCGCGGATACGTCTTCAGTTCCGTACCAAGTGATCAATGCAGAATGCGATGCACAGTTCTTGCGCAAAAAGCTCCTGGAGCATATAGATAGCAATGGGTATAAACAGTCAACAAATCGTGCGCGATTCCTGGACTAGCTAGTTAGCTGCTAGAACCTGCGCCAAGGCACTGCCCTGTTTGCGAGTGGCTATTGAATATAGCGAGTGCGGGGCTCGGCGAGCAGGTGCTCCGCCATGTAGGGCTGGGTGAAGCGTACATGCCCGTGTGAGGAAGGCTCGATGAGCTCTTGCTTAATCAAAGCGGCGCGGATTCGGCTGATGCCGGTGGTGGTTTTCTTAAGCAGCCCGGCAATTTCACCAATGGATTGTTCTTCCCGGCCAAGGCGCGCCATGGAGCGTAGGAACTCGCGCTGCAGGTCAGTAACGTGGCGCAGTGCTGGTCGATGCACCTGGGAGCCAAAAGTATCGATGGCCTCTTTGAGAATCTCCTCAATAACTGCTTCGGTGACTTCGCTGTTTGCATTGTCTTTAGTGACCCGCCATGCCAGGGCGCCGATGAGCTGTACCAAGTAGGGGAATCCGTAGGAAGCCTCGGCCGCGCGCCGGGCGGCGGCGTTGCCGAAGTGGATACCGGAGCCATCGGCAGTAGATGCAAGAAGGCTCATGGTGTCATCGGCAGTCAATGGCCCTAACTCATAAGCGCTCGCGCGGCGCAGGAATGTAGTGCCCGGCAAATCCAGTAAGTCCCGGGTGCCAACGGTTAGACCAGCAAATGCGAGTGCCACGGGAAGCTCATCTTTAATGAGATTCTGGAAAGCCTGTGCCACCGCGGCCAAATCCTCGCTCGGAGCGTCTTGGACTTCATCAATGGCAATGAACACGCCACTGCCACTGGTGTAATCCAAGAGCTGACGGATACGTGTCTCCACGGTGGGAACCGGCTGCAGCTGCCCATACCGTGGGTCAAGCTCTGTTTCCACCCGGCCCAGGCCAGCGATGCCAAGCGTTTTCAACCTGGTCTCTGCCTGCGGGTTGAGCTTCGCAATGTGCGACGGGATGGCTGTATTGATAAGGTGTTCAGCCATACCTGCACCGCCGATACCGCGCACCGAAATCCAGCCACGAGCTTCTGCAATATCTTCAAGCTCCGTCAGCAACACTGTCTTGCCAATTCCTCGCGTGCCGCTAATCAACATAGCCCGGTCGGGGTGTCCCACCGGGCTATCTAGCGCTTCCGAAAAGCCCTCGAGAATAGCCTTCCGCCCAGCCCAAAAGCGCGGTGAAGCACCAAAGGTCGGACGAAAAGGATTCGGGGTTTCTGCAGGAAGCTCAGGATTCTTCGAACGCGGGGACATAGGTACAAGTTACATAAATGCATAGTAGAACGGGCATTGGCTAAGCAGATTCAACGTAGAGGGGCGCCGCAGCAACCGACTACAGCTTCAAGATGGTAGTACTCCGTAAGCGCATCCTACCCAATGTTTGTCCTATCGATTTCACCAATGTCTATATACGCTCATGGTGGGATTCTTAGTTCAACAATATCTGAAAGCCCTGCTATCAAACCCTTATAAGCAACTGGGGTTATATAACTGTTTGTGAATCAATATTTATTTTTATCGAATTCCCGGCTGGATTTGTAGAGGTCTGTTATTCTACTTTTGCGCGTGAAATGCCGGCGTGAGAACTGAGGGTGGTGAGGGAAATGGGTATATTGAACCGCGACAGCTATAACTGTTCGCAGTTGGTGTGGGCAGCGTATAAAGCGGCATCGAATGGGCAAATTGATATTGGTGAGCGGTTTCCGTATGAGCCTTATCGGGCTGGAGTATATCCAATTGATATCCTTCGATCGCATCGAACCGTAGAGTACTCCTAGGATTTGGGCTTGATGATTGGTGCAGATTATTCCCGAGCTTCTAGGGTTTCTCTAGTAGTTTGTATGTTTATCGGCTCTTTCGTGTTGGCGTCTTGTGTTCGTGATGTTCCGCAGGGTTCCGAATTGGAATTAGAAGATGCGCAGTTTATTGGGCATACGATAGACATTTTCGATAATGCTGAAACACAGAATAGTGTTTTTCTTTCCGCCGAAGGCGGTGTGGCGGCAAAAGGAATCAAGAAGGCTGGGTATCAGTATTTTTCAGCCCTTAGACGTCTAGATTCGGGGTTTATTGCTACAAGTTCTGAAGAATTGATAATGGTGGATGGTGTGACTGGTGAGGTTGACACCATTGCCATGCCTGATGGAGATAAGGGGTCACTTACAAAAGTTGCGGTTGCGGATCGAGAGCCGCAAAACACGACTGTTGTCTATGAATTCAATGAAACGGGTGATAATCCTGTCGGAAACTATGATTCGATTCTCGTCACGGTTCATGATGGTGTGGCTAAAGATAGTGGACGCAGGATTCGTCCAGTAGATGCTATGACAGCATGTGAAGACAGATCAGTGCATTGGATAGAACGTGACATTGAAATCACAGGAGAACGCAGAGAATTCGGGCCGGCTATCTACATGTATTGGGCGGCTGATGCTGATGAACCCGCAGAAATTCCCATTGACGGACAAGAATTGGACTATGCAGCAATTTCGGGTGGCACTCTAGGCTGTAATGGGGAGACGGGGTACTACGTCCGTGGCGATTTTGATGAAAAGCGAGGGGAGTCTTTCGCTACGTCCACGGAGATCACATTCGATGGCGAGAAAGTTGACGTGGGAGAAACGATCGAACTTGGCTATGTTCCCGAAAGGCGACTGGCACGATTTGATGACGTAGATACCAAGACAAAACGTTATTCAGTTTTTGACGAAGATGGGAACTTCAGCACGGTCGATCTGAAAACTGGTGAGTGGATATTTGATCGTGTCTCGGTTGTGCCTCCCTTGTGGGGTTATTCAATGACTTTCGATGAAAATATGGCATACATGGTAAACAGCGCTCCCGAAGGTGAGAAAGAAGTCTTTGAGGTACTAGCGATATCTCTTGATGATCCAACTTGTACGCATAGCACGCGCATAGCAGCGTACCAAGGGCATGAAAACCCTCCACGTGGTTGGATCGCGACGGATTCGATGGTCCCAATTAACGTATTTCCCCCAGTGCCTGAGTCGAGCTGTGGGTAGAGCATATTGCTCTTGCTACCACTGATAATGGAAGTATCCGCCCTCTCCTGATTGCTGTGAAGCACAGGGGAGGGCGGATATTATTTTGACTACTTCTCCAATAACTTGAGCAGGTCTGCTTGGACCTCGCGGCGGCGGATCTTGCCCAGTTGGTCTTTGGCAAGGTCCTCGAAGTGGTAGAAGGTGCGTGGCACTTTGTAGCGGGTGAGGCGTTCGCGGGAGAAGTCCTTGAGGCCCTCGGGATCTAGGGCGGCGCCATCGCGAAGCGTCACGCAGGCAACGACATCCTCGGAGCCATCGTGGCGGGGGCGGCCAACCACGGCGACATCGGTGATATCCGGGTGGGTGCGCAGGATTTCTTCGACCTCAGCAGGGTAGACGTTGAAACCACCGGTGATGATGATTTCCTTGATGCGCGCAACCAATCGCACAAAGCCGTCTTCTTCCATAACGCCAACGTCGCCGGTGCGGAACCAATCACCGTGGAAGGCTTCCTCGGTGGCTTCGGGCTTGTTCAGGTATCCCTTGAACACCTGAGGTCCGCGAACCAGAAGCTCGCCTTCCTCGCCGTCGGGCATGGTCTCATCCAGATTATCTGGGTTGGCAATGCGCACTTCCGTATCAGGGAAAGGCAGGCCAACATAGCCTGGGCGGGTTTTGCCGTTCATAGGGTTGCCACAAATAACTGGGGAAGTCTCAGTTAGACCGTAGCCTTCCACCAGTTTGCCGCCGGTGAGAGTTTCCCAGTCCTCAACGGTAGAGACCGGCAGTGTAGAAGCGCCGGAAAAGGCATTGTCAATGCCCTTGATTTCAATATTTTTCTCATTCGCGGCCTGAATGATCTTCTCGTACAAGGTTGGCACGCCCGGTGCGAAAGTAGGGGTGTGTTTCTTCAACACATCAATGATCAACGGAACCTGCGGCGCTGGCAGCAAAACCATCTCTGCACCAACATAAGGGCCAAGGGTTGCCACCATGGTCAAACCGTAGACATGGAACATCGGCAAGGTAGCGAGGAAGCGTTGCTGCTTATCCCGCAAGCCCGGAACCCATGCCTCACCCATGACACACATCGAAGCCATGTTTCCGTGGCTGAGCATGGCGCCCTTAGGCTGACCAGTGGTGCCCGAGGTATACAGAATCAGCGCGGTATCTTCCTTGGTAACCGCAGGAAACTCAATATCTTTACCGGAACCACCAATAGCGTGTGAGCACAAGGTAGACCATGGGACGGTATTAGGGGCATCGCCAGTAAGCGCGTCACGCTTGGACGTAATTGGCGGAACTGGGATGCGCAGCAGAAGCTGCATGCGACGTGGCATGGCTTCAGTCATATTGACGGAGATGATGGTCTCCAAAGGGGTAACGCCACGCAGCTTTTCCAACGTTGGCGCGGCCTTGTCCCACACAATAGCCACGCGTGCCCCATGGTCCTTGAAAAGGCTTTCAAGCTCATGCGCGGTGTAGAGCGGATTATGC
This region of Corynebacterium casei LMG S-19264 genomic DNA includes:
- a CDS encoding Clp protease N-terminal domain-containing protein gives rise to the protein MELTPRAKTFLTTAEAIARESGADKVGAEHIQLALLADTSSVPYQVINAECDAQFLRKKLLEHIDSNGYKQSTNRARFLD
- a CDS encoding ATP-binding protein, with amino-acid sequence MSPRSKNPELPAETPNPFRPTFGASPRFWAGRKAILEGFSEALDSPVGHPDRAMLISGTRGIGKTVLLTELEDIAEARGWISVRGIGGAGMAEHLINTAIPSHIAKLNPQAETRLKTLGIAGLGRVETELDPRYGQLQPVPTVETRIRQLLDYTSGSGVFIAIDEVQDAPSEDLAAVAQAFQNLIKDELPVALAFAGLTVGTRDLLDLPGTTFLRRASAYELGPLTADDTMSLLASTADGSGIHFGNAAARRAAEASYGFPYLVQLIGALAWRVTKDNANSEVTEAVIEEILKEAIDTFGSQVHRPALRHVTDLQREFLRSMARLGREEQSIGEIAGLLKKTTTGISRIRAALIKQELIEPSSHGHVRFTQPYMAEHLLAEPRTRYIQ
- a CDS encoding long-chain-fatty-acid--CoA ligase; amino-acid sequence: MSAFQTKAWIHNYAEWTEPHLNYGDDTLVDFYDNNLEKNGNKSATYFFGRTQTYSDLDHQVRAAAAGLKAFGIRPGDRVALVLPNCPQHIAAFYAVLKLGATVVEHNPLYTAHELESLFKDHGARVAIVWDKAAPTLEKLRGVTPLETIISVNMTEAMPRRMQLLLRIPVPPITSKRDALTGDAPNTVPWSTLCSHAIGGSGKDIEFPAVTKEDTALILYTSGTTGQPKGAMLSHGNMASMCVMGEAWVPGLRDKQQRFLATLPMFHVYGLTMVATLGPYVGAEMVLLPAPQVPLIIDVLKKHTPTFAPGVPTLYEKIIQAANEKNIEIKGIDNAFSGASTLPVSTVEDWETLTGGKLVEGYGLTETSPVICGNPMNGKTRPGYVGLPFPDTEVRIANPDNLDETMPDGEEGELLVRGPQVFKGYLNKPEATEEAFHGDWFRTGDVGVMEEDGFVRLVARIKEIIITGGFNVYPAEVEEILRTHPDITDVAVVGRPRHDGSEDVVACVTLRDGAALDPEGLKDFSRERLTRYKVPRTFYHFEDLAKDQLGKIRRREVQADLLKLLEK